GGTCCGGCTCATGTCGCCGAGCGCCGTGGTGCCCTTGTCGCCGGTACGGGTGTAGATACGCGTCAGATTGACCATGGGTCCAGCCTAGTTACGCACCGGCGCTCCGGAACGTGCGTGTGCCGACCGTCACGGCGAGCGCCGTGAGTCCGAGGGCGACGAGCACCCCGTACAGCATCGCCGGCGTCGTGTAGTGGCCGATGTACGCCTCCCGGACCGCGTCCACCAGATAGCGGAACGGCATGAGGTGCGAGACCACGTCGAGCCAGCCGGGGGCGAGGGCCATCGGCAGCATCAGGCCGGAGAGCAGCATCGCCGGCATCGCGAGCGTGTTGATCGCGGGTCCGAACTCCTGCGGGGTGCGCAGCTTCAGGGCGAGCGCGTACGAGAGGGAGGCGAGGGCTGCGGAGAGCAGGGCGACGAAGGCGAAGCCGACGAGGATCCCGGCGACGGGGGCCCGCAGGCCCATGGGGATCGCCACCAGGACGAGCAGGACGGCCTGGAGGACGAAGAGCGCGGCGTCCCGCAGGACCCGGCCGAGGAGCAGGGCGAGGCGGCTGATCGGGGTGACCCGCATCCGGTCGAACACGCCCCAGTTCTTCTCCATGATGATCGAGAAGCCGGCGAACGAGGCGCCGAAGAGGCCGAGCTGGAGCAGCAGGCCGGGGACGAGGATCTGCCAGGAGTCGCCTTCGCGGCCCAGCGGGAGGCCGGTGAGCAGCGGCCCGAAGAAGAGCAGGTAGAGCAGCGGCATCAGGGCGCCGAAGAAGATCTGGAAGGGGGAGCGCAGGGTCTGTCGGGCGTAGCGCCCGAAGAGCAGCGCGGTGTCGCGGAACAGCATCACGGGTCTCCTAGACCGCTACGGGGGTGGTGTCGACGGGCGCCGGGGCGCGGCCGGTGACCGCGAGGAAGGCCTCCTGGAGGGTGCTCGCGCGGTGCGCGGCCTTGAGGCCGGCCGGGGTGTCCTCGGCGACGACCGTGCCCTTGTCCACGATCACGAGGCGTT
This is a stretch of genomic DNA from Streptomyces sp. R44. It encodes these proteins:
- a CDS encoding ABC transporter permease, with translation MLFRDTALLFGRYARQTLRSPFQIFFGALMPLLYLLFFGPLLTGLPLGREGDSWQILVPGLLLQLGLFGASFAGFSIIMEKNWGVFDRMRVTPISRLALLLGRVLRDAALFVLQAVLLVLVAIPMGLRAPVAGILVGFAFVALLSAALASLSYALALKLRTPQEFGPAINTLAMPAMLLSGLMLPMALAPGWLDVVSHLMPFRYLVDAVREAYIGHYTTPAMLYGVLVALGLTALAVTVGTRTFRSAGA